From one Candidatus Zixiibacteriota bacterium genomic stretch:
- the mnmA gene encoding tRNA 2-thiouridine(34) synthase MnmA — translation MNKKLVPSVRVVVAMSGGVDSSLAAFLLSESGEKGFEVIGITLKLWDYSEVGGDLYRDGRCCSLEAMNDARNICQKIGVPHYVLDFREEFKDEVISNFINEYKKGRTPNPCIICNTQIKWKLLWNKAKELGAEYLATGHYARIKHSPEDGRFMLLKGVDPKKDQSYALWGLSQENLSKTIFPLGELTKKEVRNLAKKYSLKTALKEESQEICFVPDDDYERFLREWDNRDSEKSLSQIKPGPIFDLKRNRLGEHRGIAFYTIGQRKGLNIALGKPLYVVKIDPEENAIYVGENKDLFRTTFIVSNLNWISIPEVKDKIECSVKIRYMHTPAKATILPYADNVGIRLVEGSEIPLSGVPVRNEDRTTTRFDRLTVLSRAEGRVVPTKSDAHKKNARASSCTPLKVLVEFEKPERAITPGQSAVFYEGEKVIGGGIIEKTLS, via the coding sequence ATGAATAAAAAGCTTGTGCCGTCGGTGAGGGTAGTGGTGGCGATGTCTGGCGGTGTTGACTCCTCACTGGCGGCTTTTTTATTGTCCGAATCTGGAGAAAAGGGGTTTGAGGTAATCGGCATTACACTCAAGCTCTGGGATTATTCCGAGGTCGGGGGCGACCTATACAGAGACGGCAGATGTTGTTCTCTTGAGGCGATGAACGATGCCCGGAATATCTGCCAGAAGATCGGTGTTCCTCATTATGTTCTTGATTTCAGGGAGGAATTCAAGGACGAGGTCATCTCTAACTTCATAAATGAATATAAAAAGGGGAGAACTCCTAATCCCTGCATAATTTGCAATACTCAAATCAAGTGGAAACTTCTCTGGAATAAGGCTAAAGAACTTGGAGCAGAGTATCTTGCCACAGGTCATTATGCTCGGATAAAACATTCACCAGAAGACGGAAGATTTATGCTTCTAAAGGGCGTTGATCCCAAGAAAGACCAATCCTACGCTCTGTGGGGGTTGTCCCAGGAGAATCTTTCAAAAACTATCTTTCCTTTGGGGGAACTGACCAAAAAAGAAGTCAGAAACCTGGCAAAAAAATACAGTCTGAAAACTGCTCTTAAGGAAGAGAGCCAGGAGATCTGCTTTGTGCCGGATGATGATTATGAAAGATTTTTAAGGGAATGGGATAATAGAGATTCGGAGAAAAGTTTGAGTCAGATAAAGCCGGGACCTATTTTTGATCTAAAAAGAAACAGGTTAGGAGAGCACAGGGGGATTGCATTTTATACAATCGGGCAGAGAAAGGGGTTAAACATAGCTTTGGGGAAACCACTATATGTAGTTAAAATTGACCCAGAGGAGAATGCGATCTACGTAGGTGAAAATAAAGACCTTTTCAGAACAACTTTTATCGTTTCAAATCTAAACTGGATTTCTATTCCTGAAGTAAAAGATAAAATAGAATGTTCGGTTAAGATCAGGTATATGCACACTCCGGCAAAGGCCACTATTTTGCCGTATGCTGACAACGTAGGGATAAGGCTTGTTGAAGGAAGCGAAATCCCGCTTAGCGGGGTCCCTGTCCGAAATGAAGATCGGACAACCACACGGTTCGACAGGCTCACCGTCCTGAGCAGGGCTGAAGGAAGGGTTGTCCCTACTAAATCTGATGCTCATAAAAAAAACGCAAGAGCAAGCTCTTGCACTCCACTCAAAGTCTTGGTGGAATTCGAAAAACCCGAAAGGGCAATCACTCCTGGCCAATCAGCAGTTTTCTATGAAGGAGAGAAGGTGATTGGTGGAGGGATTATAGAAAAGACGTTATCGTAA
- the nifU gene encoding Fe-S cluster assembly scaffold protein NifU, which translates to MAYSAKVMEHFQNPRNVGEIENPDGVGEIGNPVCGDIMKLYIRVKDDRVVDAKFKTFGCGAAIATSSMITELVKNKTLEEAEKISRQSVAEALDGLPANKMHCSNLAADALHKAIEDYKNRKKKNE; encoded by the coding sequence ATGGCATACAGTGCTAAAGTAATGGAGCATTTTCAGAATCCAAGGAACGTGGGTGAAATTGAAAACCCGGATGGGGTCGGAGAAATCGGAAACCCGGTTTGCGGCGATATAATGAAGCTCTATATCAGAGTAAAAGACGATCGGGTAGTAGATGCCAAGTTCAAGACCTTCGGATGTGGTGCCGCGATTGCGACTTCAAGTATGATTACAGAACTGGTCAAAAATAAGACCTTAGAAGAGGCAGAAAAAATCTCCAGGCAGTCTGTGGCTGAGGCTTTAGATGGACTGCCCGCAAATAAGATGCACTGCTCAAACTTAGCTGCGGACGCATTGCATAAGGCAATAGAGGATTATAAGAATAGAAAAAAGAAGAATGAATAA